The following proteins come from a genomic window of Achromobacter deleyi:
- a CDS encoding magnesium and cobalt transport protein CorA: MSTEENAAAAAPKSEVVASIAYVNGRRDHEVPIEEVGKHVDPKRSMLWIGLRNPSPERLADVVSQLGACDKNQEEMLESHRRPKIIDYGNMVLIVAITVEVEAERPIFGETQFLIGEGFLVTVRRGATAAHSPLRERLEAAPDLLKRGSDYVASELLDWLVDRYVAAAGKIESVVEGAEQKLLIRGAKDSDIRKLYRQRRDLLRIHTVVSPLAEICRRLARVEMSAVDEHARPYFGEVADRVLRVDELFNSLRESLAFAFEASLMIGQAAQNDTTRKLASWAAILAVPTAIAGIYGMNFKFMPELESPFGYPVTLGVIVSVCSFLYWRFRKSGWL, encoded by the coding sequence ATGTCTACCGAAGAGAATGCCGCCGCCGCTGCGCCCAAGAGCGAAGTCGTGGCGTCCATCGCCTATGTGAACGGCCGGCGCGACCACGAGGTGCCCATCGAGGAGGTGGGCAAGCACGTCGATCCCAAGCGCAGCATGCTGTGGATCGGCCTGCGCAATCCCAGCCCCGAGCGGCTGGCGGACGTGGTCAGCCAGCTTGGCGCCTGCGACAAGAACCAGGAAGAAATGCTGGAATCGCACCGCCGGCCCAAGATCATCGACTACGGCAACATGGTGCTGATCGTCGCCATCACCGTCGAGGTCGAGGCCGAGCGTCCCATCTTCGGCGAAACCCAATTCCTGATCGGCGAAGGTTTCCTGGTCACCGTGCGGCGCGGCGCCACCGCCGCCCACAGCCCCCTGCGCGAACGGCTCGAAGCCGCGCCCGACCTGCTCAAGCGCGGCAGCGACTACGTCGCCTCCGAATTGCTGGACTGGCTGGTGGACCGCTACGTGGCGGCGGCCGGCAAGATCGAATCGGTGGTCGAGGGCGCCGAACAGAAGCTGCTGATCCGCGGCGCCAAGGATTCGGACATCCGCAAGCTGTACCGCCAACGCCGCGACCTGCTGCGCATCCACACCGTGGTGTCGCCGCTGGCCGAGATCTGCCGGCGCCTGGCGCGGGTCGAGATGTCGGCCGTGGACGAGCACGCCCGGCCGTATTTCGGCGAGGTGGCCGACCGCGTGCTGCGGGTCGACGAGCTGTTCAATTCGCTGCGCGAGTCGCTGGCGTTCGCCTTCGAAGCCAGCCTGATGATCGGCCAGGCGGCGCAGAACGACACCACCCGCAAGCTGGCGTCCTGGGCCGCCATCCTGGCGGTGCCCACGGCCATCGCCGGCATCTATGGCATGAACTTCAAGTTCATGCCCGAGCTGGAGTCGCCGTTTGGCTATCCGGTCACGCTGGGCGTGATCGTCTCGGTCTGTTCGTTCCTGTACTGGCGCTTTCGCAAGTCGGGTTGGCTCTAG
- a CDS encoding DUF72 domain-containing protein, with protein sequence MRLLAGTASWTDPTLLACGRFYPREAHDAQSRLRFYATRFGLAEVDSSYYALPSAENAYLWAQRTPDDFVFNIKAYRLFTGHQTPLASLPADIRRELDDWPEPVIYHHAMPDDLRDELWRRYTLALEPLRMAGKLGAVHFQFPPWLRRDARGHALVAECARRLPEHLLSVEFRHRSWFDSSEATDATLAFERELGLVHTVVDAPQGFDNSVPAVWACTHPDLTLLRLHGRNAATWNANGAASSGRFQYEYSEAELAELARRFQELARQSGQAHAVFNTNFEDQGMRNATAFAAALGGGQNRRG encoded by the coding sequence ATGCGCCTGCTTGCCGGCACCGCTTCCTGGACCGACCCCACGCTGCTGGCGTGCGGCCGCTTCTATCCGCGCGAGGCGCATGACGCCCAGTCGCGGCTGCGCTTCTACGCCACCCGTTTCGGGCTGGCCGAGGTCGATTCCAGCTACTACGCCCTGCCCAGCGCCGAGAACGCCTACCTGTGGGCGCAGCGCACGCCCGACGATTTCGTCTTCAATATCAAGGCCTACCGGCTCTTCACCGGCCACCAGACGCCGCTGGCGTCGCTGCCCGCCGACATCCGCCGCGAACTGGACGACTGGCCCGAGCCGGTCATCTACCACCACGCCATGCCGGACGACCTGCGCGACGAACTCTGGCGCCGCTACACGCTGGCGCTGGAACCCTTGCGCATGGCCGGCAAGCTGGGCGCGGTGCACTTCCAGTTTCCGCCCTGGCTGCGGCGCGACGCGCGCGGCCATGCGCTGGTGGCCGAATGCGCGCGGCGCCTGCCGGAACACCTGCTGTCGGTCGAATTCCGCCACCGCAGCTGGTTCGATTCATCCGAGGCTACGGACGCCACGCTGGCGTTCGAGCGCGAGCTGGGCCTGGTGCATACCGTGGTGGACGCGCCGCAGGGGTTCGACAACAGCGTGCCGGCGGTGTGGGCTTGCACCCATCCCGACCTGACGCTGCTGCGCCTGCACGGGCGCAACGCCGCCACCTGGAACGCCAACGGCGCCGCGTCGTCGGGGCGCTTCCAATATGAATATTCCGAGGCCGAGCTGGCCGAACTGGCGCGCCGCTTCCAGGAGCTGGCGCGGCAAAGCGGACAGGCGCACGCGGTGTTCAACACCAACTTCGAGGACCAGGGCATGCGCAACGCCACGGCGTTCGCGGCGGCGCTGGGCGGCGGACAGAACCGCCGGGGTTGA
- a CDS encoding thermonuclease family protein, translating into MRGNSPFRGGSKLTALVVALILAAAGAIVNWLQPSRQGGERPAERPGASAPASQGRPGAAQAGAVPAGSYTLTGMIVNVADGDTVTLRAPDGQRRIRMDSIDAPEEGHGVDQPGQPYAEASRQHLASLVAGKTLTAQCYLKDQYGRDVCALILDDGRSANRLQVEAGYAWAYTARQGEYLNDKAMPDLQRQAKAAGRGLWAGKEPMQPWKWRYDCWRQRQCG; encoded by the coding sequence GTGCGCGGCAATTCCCCCTTTCGCGGCGGCAGCAAGCTGACCGCCCTCGTGGTCGCCCTGATCCTGGCGGCGGCGGGCGCCATCGTCAACTGGCTGCAGCCGTCCCGCCAGGGCGGCGAACGCCCGGCCGAACGGCCCGGCGCCAGCGCGCCGGCCTCGCAGGGCCGGCCGGGCGCGGCCCAGGCGGGCGCGGTGCCGGCCGGCAGCTATACCCTGACCGGCATGATCGTCAACGTGGCCGACGGCGACACCGTGACGCTGCGCGCGCCCGACGGCCAGCGCCGCATCCGCATGGACAGCATCGACGCGCCCGAGGAAGGCCACGGCGTCGACCAGCCCGGCCAGCCCTACGCCGAGGCCTCGCGCCAGCACCTGGCCAGCCTGGTGGCCGGCAAGACCCTGACCGCCCAGTGCTACCTGAAGGACCAGTACGGCCGCGACGTCTGCGCGCTGATCCTGGACGACGGCCGCTCGGCCAACCGCCTGCAGGTCGAGGCCGGCTACGCCTGGGCCTACACCGCGCGCCAGGGCGAATACCTGAACGACAAGGCCATGCCCGACCTGCAACGCCAGGCCAAGGCCGCCGGCCGTGGCCTGTGGGCCGGCAAGGAACCGATGCAGCCCTGGAAGTGGCGCTACGACTGCTGGCGCCAGCGGCAGTGCGGCTGA
- a CDS encoding NAD-dependent succinate-semialdehyde dehydrogenase: MTSLTHPLSRPELLRDACYIDGKWVTAGNGPSIPVDNPSTGKTIVSVPKLGRKETEQAIASAEAALPAWSAKTGKERAAILLKWSQLMMQNQQDLAAIMTSEQGKPVTEAAGEIAYAASFLEWFAEEAKRIDGDVLQSPKAGQRLLALKQPIGVTAAITPWNFPAAMITRKVGPALAAGCTMVVKPAQQTPLTALALAVLAEEAGVPAGVFHVITGSSRDIGAALCESDVVRKLSFTGSTEVGRTLMEQCAPTIKKLSLELGGNAPFIVFDDADLDRAVDGILASKYRNAGQTCVCANRIYVQAGVYEEIAKRLVAKVDAMKVGDGFGDGVTQGPLIDASAVEKVQEHIADATAHGAKVIAGGKPHALGGTFFEPTVVRDVTQSMRFATEETFGPVAPLFRFESEDEVIGMANDTIFGLAAYFFTRDYARIWRVSEALEYGIVGINTGLISNEVGPFGGVKQSGLGREGSKYGIEEYLEIKYLCVDLGA, encoded by the coding sequence ATGACTTCGTTGACTCATCCCCTGTCGCGTCCCGAATTGCTGCGCGACGCCTGCTACATCGACGGCAAGTGGGTGACGGCCGGCAACGGCCCGTCCATCCCCGTGGACAATCCCTCCACCGGCAAGACCATCGTGTCGGTGCCCAAGCTGGGCCGCAAGGAGACCGAGCAGGCCATCGCCAGCGCCGAGGCCGCCCTGCCCGCCTGGAGCGCCAAGACCGGCAAGGAACGCGCCGCGATCCTGCTGAAGTGGTCCCAGCTGATGATGCAGAACCAGCAGGACCTGGCCGCCATCATGACCTCGGAACAGGGCAAGCCCGTGACCGAGGCCGCCGGTGAAATCGCCTACGCCGCCTCGTTCCTGGAATGGTTCGCCGAGGAAGCCAAGCGCATCGACGGCGACGTGCTGCAAAGCCCGAAGGCCGGCCAGCGCCTGCTGGCGCTGAAGCAGCCGATCGGCGTCACCGCCGCCATCACGCCGTGGAACTTCCCGGCCGCCATGATCACCCGCAAGGTCGGCCCGGCCCTGGCCGCCGGCTGCACCATGGTGGTCAAGCCGGCCCAGCAGACGCCGCTGACCGCGCTGGCGCTGGCGGTGCTGGCCGAAGAGGCCGGCGTGCCGGCCGGCGTGTTCCACGTCATCACCGGCAGCTCGCGCGACATCGGCGCGGCGCTGTGCGAAAGCGACGTGGTGCGCAAGCTGAGCTTCACCGGGTCGACCGAAGTCGGCCGCACGCTGATGGAACAATGCGCCCCCACCATCAAGAAGCTGTCGCTGGAACTGGGCGGCAACGCGCCGTTCATCGTGTTCGACGACGCCGACCTGGACCGCGCGGTCGACGGCATCCTGGCCTCGAAGTACCGCAACGCCGGCCAGACCTGCGTCTGCGCCAACCGCATCTACGTGCAGGCCGGCGTGTACGAGGAAATCGCCAAGCGCCTGGTGGCCAAGGTCGACGCCATGAAGGTCGGCGACGGCTTCGGCGACGGCGTGACGCAGGGTCCGCTGATCGACGCCAGCGCGGTCGAGAAGGTGCAGGAGCACATCGCCGACGCCACCGCGCACGGCGCCAAGGTCATCGCCGGCGGCAAGCCGCACGCGCTGGGCGGCACGTTCTTCGAGCCGACCGTGGTGCGCGACGTGACCCAGTCGATGCGCTTCGCGACCGAGGAAACCTTCGGCCCGGTGGCGCCGCTGTTCCGCTTCGAGTCCGAGGACGAAGTCATCGGCATGGCCAACGACACCATCTTCGGCCTGGCCGCCTACTTCTTCACCCGCGACTACGCCCGCATCTGGCGCGTGTCCGAGGCGCTGGAATACGGCATCGTCGGCATCAACACCGGCCTGATCTCCAACGAAGTCGGCCCGTTCG
- a CDS encoding ATP-dependent helicase, with the protein MSDQNPANPSSRPDPLADLNPAQREAAEFGVGGAGDDGPLLVIAGAGSGKTNTLAHRVAHLILNGADPQRMLLLTFSRRAAQEMERRVGSVLQRVMNLRGSQQAPSLPWAGTFHAIGARLLRDCAQRIGLSEAFTIHDRGDAEDLMGMVRHELGLSATKSRFPLKGTCLAIYSRVVNSQTPVADVLHGTFPWCAQWEDELKNLFRAYVGAKQDQQVLDYDDLLLYWAEMMGDAAIAADVGARFDHVLVDEYQDTNRLQAAILLAMKPDGRGLTVVGDDAQSIYSFRAATVRNILDFPAQFPQPARVITLDRNYRSTQPILNASNAVIGLAAERYAKDLWSDRPSSQLPELVTVSDEGGQARWVADQVLAQREGGATLKSQAALFRTSSHSAALELELTRRNIPFVKFGGLRFLEAAHVKDLLSLLRWAENPRGRMAGFRVAQLLPGIGPATAGKLMDAMAQSAEPLRALRAFKPGAAAQAEWGAFADTYAALADPKLRWPADVDLALRWYAGQLERLYDDARVRKTDLDQLVRIAAGYPSRERFLTELTLDPPDATSDESGAPSRDEDYMILSTIHSAKGQEWKAVYVLNVVDGCIPSDMSTGTAEEIEEERRLLYVAMTRARERLQLIVPQRFYVHQQTGMGDRHVYGSRTRYITNAMLPLFDHLPKPPNLPAREAKAPQAPSVDVAKRVRNLFA; encoded by the coding sequence ATGTCCGACCAGAATCCCGCCAACCCGTCCAGCCGTCCCGATCCCCTGGCCGACCTCAACCCCGCCCAGCGCGAGGCCGCCGAGTTCGGCGTCGGCGGCGCGGGCGACGACGGCCCGCTGCTGGTGATCGCCGGCGCCGGCTCGGGCAAGACCAACACCCTGGCGCACCGCGTCGCCCATCTGATCCTGAACGGCGCCGATCCGCAGCGCATGCTGCTGCTGACCTTCTCGCGCCGCGCGGCCCAGGAAATGGAACGCCGCGTCGGCAGCGTGCTGCAGCGGGTGATGAACCTGCGCGGCAGCCAGCAGGCGCCGTCGCTGCCATGGGCCGGCACCTTCCACGCCATCGGCGCGCGCCTGCTGCGCGACTGCGCCCAGCGCATCGGCCTGTCCGAGGCCTTCACCATCCATGACCGCGGCGATGCCGAGGACCTGATGGGCATGGTGCGCCACGAGCTCGGCCTGTCCGCCACCAAGTCGCGCTTTCCGCTCAAGGGCACCTGCCTGGCGATCTATTCGCGCGTGGTCAACAGCCAGACGCCGGTGGCCGACGTGCTGCACGGCACCTTCCCGTGGTGCGCGCAATGGGAAGACGAGCTCAAGAACCTGTTCCGCGCCTACGTCGGCGCCAAGCAGGACCAGCAGGTGCTCGACTACGACGACCTGCTGCTGTACTGGGCCGAGATGATGGGCGACGCGGCCATCGCCGCCGACGTCGGCGCGCGCTTCGACCACGTGCTGGTGGACGAATACCAGGACACCAACCGCCTGCAGGCCGCCATCCTGCTGGCCATGAAACCCGATGGCCGCGGCCTGACCGTGGTGGGCGACGACGCCCAGTCGATCTATTCGTTCCGCGCCGCCACGGTGCGCAACATCCTCGACTTTCCGGCCCAGTTCCCGCAGCCGGCGCGCGTCATCACGCTGGACCGCAACTACCGCTCGACCCAGCCTATCCTGAACGCCTCCAACGCCGTCATCGGCCTGGCGGCCGAGCGCTATGCCAAGGATCTCTGGAGCGACCGGCCGTCGTCGCAGCTGCCCGAGCTGGTCACCGTCAGCGACGAAGGCGGCCAGGCCCGCTGGGTCGCCGACCAGGTGCTGGCGCAGCGCGAGGGCGGCGCCACGCTCAAGTCGCAGGCGGCGCTGTTCCGCACCTCCAGCCACAGCGCCGCGCTGGAACTGGAGCTGACCCGGCGCAACATCCCCTTCGTCAAGTTCGGCGGCCTGCGCTTTCTGGAAGCGGCGCACGTCAAGGACCTGCTATCGCTGCTGCGCTGGGCCGAGAACCCGCGCGGGCGCATGGCGGGGTTCCGCGTGGCGCAACTGCTGCCCGGCATCGGCCCGGCCACCGCCGGCAAGCTGATGGACGCCATGGCGCAATCGGCCGAGCCGCTGCGCGCGCTGCGCGCATTCAAGCCGGGCGCGGCGGCGCAGGCGGAGTGGGGCGCGTTCGCCGACACCTACGCGGCGCTGGCCGACCCCAAGCTGCGCTGGCCGGCCGACGTCGACCTGGCGCTGCGCTGGTACGCCGGCCAGCTCGAACGGCTGTACGACGATGCGCGGGTGCGCAAGACAGACCTGGACCAGCTGGTGCGCATCGCCGCGGGCTACCCGTCGCGCGAGCGCTTCCTGACCGAACTGACGCTGGATCCTCCCGACGCCACCAGCGACGAATCCGGCGCGCCCTCGCGCGACGAGGACTACATGATCCTGTCCACCATCCACTCGGCCAAGGGCCAGGAATGGAAGGCGGTCTATGTGCTGAACGTGGTCGACGGCTGTATCCCGTCCGACATGAGCACCGGCACCGCCGAAGAGATCGAGGAAGAGCGGCGCCTGCTGTACGTGGCCATGACGCGCGCCAGGGAACGCCTGCAGCTGATCGTGCCGCAGCGTTTCTACGTGCACCAGCAGACCGGCATGGGCGACCGCCATGTCTATGGTTCGCGCACCCGCTACATCACCAACGCCATGCTGCCGCTGTTCGATCATCTGCCCAAGCCGCCCAACCTGCCGGCGCGCGAGGCCAAGGCGCCGCAGGCGCCCAGCGTGGACGTGGCCAAGCGCGTGCGCAATCTGTTCGCCTAG
- a CDS encoding PLP-dependent aminotransferase family protein, whose product MRSIVGDLLQLRLADAAGGPMNKRLYHGIREAILEGSIAADSRLPASRDLATELGIARNTVVHVYGQLLAEGYTRSLQGNGTFVNASQPDSYLASGRQSRRAPVPQPRPALSARGAAIVDGVSASPYQWGAFMPGVPDLTEFPHKKFGRIFSALWRNPAPDLLTYAYGGGLPALREALAQHLALTRSIDCDPDQILITEGSHQAIDLATRILGEAGETAWVEDPGYWGARTVLQANGLHTVHLPVDEEGMRLPDADAAPGMAPPRFIFVTPSHQYPLGPVMSLARRRQLLAVARRHGSWIIEDDYDSEFRFSGRPIASLLGLEPDAPVIYMGTFSKTLYPGLRVGYLVLPKPLTAAFQAAHAELYREGHLMTHAALATFIAEGHYAAHIRRMRMLYARRRAMLVNLIERRLGPEWLHRDASLAGLHLVLTLPPHLDDLRVVEVARRKGVLTRALSRYYVNQENRRPGLLLGYACVPEHDIARKFEVLLESLAEVARMTPAAPAVEAQPA is encoded by the coding sequence TTGCGGTCCATCGTCGGAGACTTGCTACAGCTGCGCCTGGCCGATGCCGCGGGCGGGCCGATGAACAAGCGCTTGTACCACGGTATCCGCGAGGCCATCCTGGAGGGTTCCATTGCCGCCGACTCGCGCTTGCCCGCCTCGCGCGACCTGGCCACCGAGCTGGGCATCGCCCGCAATACCGTGGTGCACGTCTATGGCCAGCTGCTGGCCGAAGGCTACACCCGCAGCCTGCAGGGCAATGGCACCTTCGTCAATGCCTCGCAGCCCGACTCCTACCTGGCCAGCGGCCGCCAGTCGCGCCGCGCGCCGGTGCCGCAGCCGCGTCCGGCGCTGTCGGCGCGCGGCGCCGCCATCGTCGACGGCGTCTCGGCCTCGCCCTACCAGTGGGGCGCCTTCATGCCGGGCGTGCCCGACCTGACCGAATTCCCGCACAAGAAGTTCGGCCGCATCTTTTCCGCGCTGTGGCGCAATCCCGCGCCCGACCTGCTGACCTATGCCTACGGCGGCGGCCTGCCGGCGCTGCGCGAGGCGCTGGCCCAGCACCTGGCGCTGACGCGCTCGATCGACTGCGACCCCGACCAGATCCTCATCACCGAAGGCTCGCACCAGGCCATCGACCTGGCCACCCGCATCCTGGGCGAGGCCGGCGAGACCGCCTGGGTCGAGGACCCGGGCTACTGGGGCGCGCGCACGGTGCTGCAGGCCAACGGCCTGCACACGGTGCACCTGCCGGTCGACGAGGAAGGCATGCGCCTGCCGGACGCCGACGCCGCGCCCGGCATGGCGCCGCCGCGCTTCATCTTCGTGACGCCGTCGCACCAGTATCCGCTGGGGCCGGTGATGTCGCTGGCGCGGCGCCGGCAACTGCTGGCGGTGGCGCGCCGCCACGGCAGCTGGATCATCGAGGACGACTACGACAGCGAGTTCCGCTTCTCGGGGCGGCCGATCGCCTCGCTGCTGGGGCTGGAGCCGGACGCGCCCGTGATCTACATGGGCACCTTCAGCAAGACCCTGTACCCGGGCCTGCGGGTCGGCTACCTGGTGCTGCCCAAGCCGCTGACCGCGGCGTTCCAGGCGGCCCACGCCGAGCTCTACCGCGAAGGCCACCTGATGACGCACGCGGCGCTGGCCACCTTCATCGCCGAGGGCCACTACGCCGCCCACATCCGCCGCATGCGCATGCTGTACGCGCGCCGCCGCGCCATGCTGGTCAACCTGATCGAACGGCGCCTGGGGCCCGAGTGGCTGCACCGCGACGCCAGCCTGGCCGGCCTGCACCTGGTGCTGACGCTGCCGCCGCACCTGGACGACCTGCGGGTGGTCGAGGTGGCGCGCCGCAAGGGCGTGCTGACGCGGGCGCTGTCGCGCTACTACGTCAATCAGGAAAACCGCCGCCCCGGGCTGCTGCTGGGCTACGCCTGCGTGCCCGAGCACGACATCGCGCGCAAGTTCGAGGTGCTGCTGGAAAGCCTGGCCGAGGTGGCGCGCATGACGCCCGCCGCGCCGGCGGTGGAGGCGCAGCCGGCGTAG
- a CDS encoding 4-aminobutyrate--2-oxoglutarate transaminase produces MKNQDLNTRRSLATPRGVGVMCDFYAVRAENATLWDANGKEYIDFAGGIAVLNTGHLHPKVKAAVSAQLDNFTHTAYQIVPYEGYVSLAERINRLAPIDGLKKSAFFTTGVEAVENAIKIARSATGRSGVIAFSGSFHGRTMLGMALTGKVAPYKLSFGPMPGDIYHVPFPNGTQSISVADSLKALDLLFKVDIDPKRVAAIILEPVQGEGGFNITPPELMTALRKVCDEHGILLIADEVQTGFGRTGKLFAMEHHSVQADLITMAKSLGGGFPISGVVGRADVMDGPAAGGLGGTYAGNPLAVAAAHAVLDVIAEEKLCERAVQLGDKLRAHLEGLRAKVPGIADVRGLGSMVAVELNDANGKPDAEAVKKVQARAIEQGLILLSCGVYGNVLRFLYPLTIPDAQFDRALAILSEALAA; encoded by the coding sequence ATGAAGAATCAGGATTTGAATACCCGCCGTTCCCTGGCCACGCCGCGCGGCGTCGGCGTCATGTGCGATTTCTATGCCGTGCGCGCCGAGAACGCCACGCTGTGGGACGCCAACGGCAAGGAATACATCGACTTCGCGGGCGGCATCGCGGTGCTGAACACCGGCCACCTGCATCCCAAGGTCAAGGCCGCCGTCAGCGCCCAGCTCGACAACTTCACCCACACGGCCTACCAGATCGTGCCGTACGAAGGCTACGTCTCGCTGGCCGAGCGCATCAACCGCCTGGCCCCGATCGACGGCCTGAAGAAGTCGGCCTTCTTCACCACCGGCGTCGAAGCCGTCGAAAACGCCATCAAGATCGCGCGCTCGGCCACCGGCCGCTCGGGCGTCATCGCCTTCTCGGGTTCGTTCCACGGCCGCACCATGCTGGGCATGGCGCTGACCGGCAAGGTCGCCCCCTACAAGCTGTCGTTCGGCCCGATGCCGGGCGACATCTACCACGTGCCGTTCCCCAACGGCACCCAGTCGATCAGCGTGGCCGACTCGCTCAAGGCGCTGGACCTGCTGTTCAAGGTCGACATCGATCCCAAGCGCGTCGCCGCGATCATCCTCGAACCAGTGCAGGGCGAAGGCGGCTTCAACATCACGCCGCCCGAACTGATGACGGCCCTGCGCAAGGTCTGCGACGAACACGGCATCCTGCTGATCGCCGACGAAGTGCAGACCGGCTTCGGCCGCACCGGCAAGCTGTTCGCCATGGAGCACCACTCGGTGCAGGCCGACCTGATCACCATGGCCAAGAGCCTGGGCGGCGGCTTCCCGATCTCGGGCGTGGTCGGCCGCGCCGACGTCATGGACGGCCCGGCCGCGGGCGGCCTGGGCGGCACCTACGCCGGCAACCCGCTGGCGGTGGCCGCGGCCCACGCCGTGCTGGACGTGATCGCCGAGGAAAAACTGTGCGAACGCGCCGTGCAGCTGGGCGACAAGCTGCGCGCCCACCTCGAGGGCCTGCGCGCCAAGGTGCCGGGCATCGCCGACGTGCGCGGCCTGGGTTCGATGGTGGCGGTGGAACTGAACGACGCCAACGGCAAGCCCGACGCCGAGGCGGTCAAGAAGGTGCAGGCCCGCGCCATCGAGCAAGGCCTGATCTTGCTAAGCTGCGGTGTGTACGGCAACGTCCTGCGTTTCCTGTACCCCTTGACCATCCCCGACGCCCAGTTCGACCGCGCGCTGGCCATCCTGTCCGAGGCCCTGGCCGCCTGA